From the Mycobacterium noviomagense genome, the window ACAGTTGGCCGGCGTGAGCATCGAGTACTACACCCAGATCGAGCGGGGAAACGTCACCGGCGTTTCCGACGCGGTGCTCGATGCCGTCGCCAGTGCGCTACGACTCACCGAGGCGGAGACCACGCACCTGTTCGATCTGGCCCGCGCCGCTACCACTAAGGCGGGTAGGACGCGGCTGCGGCGCACCGACCGGGGTGTCCCGGACGGGGTGCAGGCGTTGCTGGACAGCATGGTCACCGCACCGGCTGTCGTCATCAACGGCCACCTCGACATCGTCGCCGCCAATGCGCTTGGGCGGGCTCTGTATGCACCTGTCTTCGACCGGGCGACGGCGACGCCGAACCTGGCCCGGTTCGTCTTCTTCGATCCCTGCGCCGACTACCTCTTCCCGGAGTGGAACATCGCCGCCGATGATGCCGTGCCCTGCTGCGGGCCGAAGCTGCGCGGTCCCTGCACTCGACAGCTGTCACCGGACGTGTTGGGGAACTCGCCACTCGCAGCGAGCAATTCCGTACCCGCTGGGCAGCGCACAACGTCAAAGCACATCGTCACGGCGTCAAACGATTTCGGCACTCGGAGGTCGGCGAACTTTCGCTCACCTACAACGCCTTGGACATTACCGCCGCGGGAGGGTTGACCATGATCGGCTACACCGCGCAACCGCACTCACGGTCCGAAGAAGCCTTGCGTTTACTCGCCAGCTGGACCGCCACCGACCACGCCGCCACTGACGCCGAGCAAAGCACCGATGCATAGGTCGAGGCGGAATAAGCGCTGCGGCAACGTTATTCGAACCGTCAGTCGCCGGACGCCGGTGATGTTTTCGCCCTGCCCAGCGTGACCGGCCCGACGTATTCGCCAATAGGCGTGCGGTGCCACCATGCCCGGTCGCGCAACAGCTCACGCCAGGTGGTGTAGCGATACTCGTAGAACTGGACCCGCAAATACCGCGGCGGGGAATCGGGGAACGGATTGTGGCGCAGGAGGCGCAGCGTCGCCGGATCGTTTTCCAGCAGCCGCACCAGCAACGGACCCAGCCACCGCTCGGCGTACAGCGGTGAGATCGCAGCGAACCACATGAGCCAGTCCAGCCGCAGGTGGTATGGCGCCCATTGCGGCGGCAGCCGGCGTACATCGCCGGGCTTGCCCTTGAATTCGTATTCCTTCCATCCGGTCTGCTCGGTGACCTCCGGCTCATCGGTGCCCTCGATGACTAGCTCTCGGCGGATCCGGCCGATGCTGCCGAAGGCGCCGTAGGTGTTGATGAGGTGGAAGGGGTTGAACGACATGTTCATCCGCTGTTGGCGGGAAAGCATGTTGCGTATCGGCCAGTAGCTCAAGAACAGTGAGAACACCGTGAACGCGATCACCAGCGCGGCGAACCACAACGGCGGGCCGTGCCACACGGGGTGCTTGGGCAGCGGCAGCACCGTCGCCCACGACGAGTCGTCGATCACGCTGCAGCCCAACAAGATCGTCAGCCAGTTCAGCCAGGCGAAGTTGCCCGAGATCACCAGCCACAGCTGGGTGACGACGACGATCGCACCCGCCACACTGGCGACCGGTTGCGGGGCGAACAAGCCGAACGGCACCACGAGTTGGGCGAAGTGGTTGACCGCCACCTCCAACCGGTGCAGCGGCTTGGGCAGGTGATGGAAGAACCAGCTCAACGGCCCTGGCATCGGCTGAGTCTCGTGGTGGTAGTACAGGCAGGTGAGGTTGCGCCAGCACAGGTCGCCGCGCAGCTTGATCAGCCCGGCGCCGAACTCCAGCCGGAACAGCAGCAAGCGCGCCAGCCACATCGCGAGCACCGGCGGTCCAACGTGCTCGTTGCCGAGGAAGATCGCGAGGAAGCCGGTCTCCAGCAGCAGCGACTCCCAGCCGAACGAGTACCACGTCTGCCCGACATTGACGATCGACAGGTACAGCACCCACAGCACCAGCCACATCGGCATCGCCGCCCACAACGGCACAAGATCGGCGGCGCCGGCGACGATCGCGGCCGACAGCGCCGCGCCGAACCACGAAATGGTTGCGAAAAACCGGTCCGAATAGTGGAAATGAAACAGGCTCGGCGCCTGCCAAAACGTCTGCCGGGCCAGATAATGCGGTATCGGCAGCATTCCGCGCTCTCCGAGAAGCGCACGGAACTGCCTCGCCGCGGCGACGAATGCGATCACATAGACAGCCGCCACACCGCGCTCGAGTACCAGTCTGCCCAGCCAATATTCCGGTGCCGTAAACCATCCCATGTCCGCAACTCCCGGGACCGTGGACGTTGACAACCGCCTCTCTAGATCTCAGCCTAAAACGCGATGTCGCCGAAGGTCTGCAGTTACTGATCGCGCGATTCTGCGGGCCGCATCGTCACCGATGAAGACACCACCGCCAGCGACACCAGGGCCAGCAGCTGCACCCACGGCGAGTGTCCGACGTAGCCGTCGACCGACCGCCAGGGATGTCGCGACAGCGCTGCACCGGCCAGAATCAGCCCGCCGGCCGTCAAACCGAGCGTGATCGCGTCGCACCATCGCTGCCGCTCGCGCAGCGCATAGCGCAGCGCCAGCGCCGCACCGAACACGAAGAACCCGGCTACACCGGCGATCACGATGCCCGCGCCCAGCGCCGCGACCGCCCCCCACCGCCCGAGAGCCCACGGACGCGCCGGCACGTCGTCGTCACGCCGTCGTCGCGCCGGCCACCACGCGAGCAGGGCCAGCAGCGGCAGCAGAGCCAGTCCACCCAGCAGCCCGGCGCGGTACCACGAATTCGAGACGAAGGTCAGCGTGATCGTTCCCGAGGTGCCCGCGGGCACCACCCAGCCTTGCTGCCACCCGTTGACAGCGACCGGCGTCAACCGTGTTCCGTCGTCGGCGCGTGCCACCCAGCCGGGGTTGATGCTTTCCGGTACCACCAGTACCCGCGACGTGCTCGCCGGGGGCGCCTGGACCTCGCGGCGCGCCGGGCCCCATGCGCCAGTGACGGCGAACGCCTTTGTGGCCGTGGGTAATTCGGATGCTCCGGAAGCTGTCAACGCGGCACCGTCGACCGCGAACGCGTCGCCGGGACTGATGACCAACTCTTGCTGGCCGGCCGGCAGCGCAATGGGCTCACGTTCACACGGTTGGGCTGCCACTGGTTCGCCGTTGAGCAGCGCGCCCACCGTTGTGCGGATCGAGGTGTGCACAAAGCGGCCCGCTATCGCGATGACCGGGCCGTTGCCGCAGTCGACGGTGATTTCCCGCGACCGGTTGCGCCGTGCGTCGGGCGCAGCCACGGGTCGACCGTCACCGCCGAGGACCGCTACCTCGGCCAAGCCTGGTGGCTTGAGCTGGTCGAAACCCAGCGCGGTGCGGTCGATGATGTCCCGCCAGTCCAGCAGGCTGATTGTAACGGTGTCGGTGGTGCGCGGTTTGAGCCGTACTGTCTGCGGGGCCGTGCGGTCGCCTGATTTCAGTTCGCGAACCTGCGGACCGTCGCCGAGGTCGACGGCCACCATGGTCGGGTGGGCCGGCACTGCCGACATGCTCGGGGTGAGCTGCAGTCCGGTCACCTCCGTGGGCCGCGGCAAGGTGAGGGTGAGCGTCGGCGGGGTCTTGTGCGCAACGACATGCTGCGGTGCTGTCCACGCGGTGGCCGGATCACCGTCGGTGGCGGCGTATGCGGAGCCCAGCACGTCGATAAGGTCGGAGTCGCCGCGGGCCCGCACAGTGTCCGGCTCGGTGACGAGGTCGGCCAGCTTGGGGCCCTGCCGTGGCCGCACCCACACCGTCGGCGTCACGGACACCGCCCGCGGCACGCTGAGCGTCCGGCTGAAACCCACCTGCTCTTCGGGGGTCAGTGCCATGGACGCCGCGCAGTGCACGCCGTCGGGTCCCTTGGCACAGCCCGGTCGGCCGAGCGGCTCTGAGCCCAGATCCCATTGCCTGACAACCGAATTCGGTGACGGACCCGGAACCAGCACAGTGTGGCGCAGCTCGACCGGATGGGCGTAGCCGGACGCGTCGTACTGGGTGACCGACAGATCGGTGATACCGAACTGCACACCGGCGGACCCGTCGTCGGTGCCGATGGCGGTGATCCGCACCCACGGCGTTTCCCCGTAGGGCAGCGCCGCAGTGAGCGGCTTGCCGGCCTGGTCGAACCGCAGCGTGGTGGTGCCGTTGACGGTGGCGACCTGGATGCGGCGGATCTGGGCGCCGACGGCGGTGGCGCTGGGCGTCAGGGTGATGACGCCGTTGGTCACCGGATGGTCGAAATCGACCTGCAGCCATTGGCCGACCGCGGCCTGCAGCGCATTGGACACCCACGCCGTCGCCGGGTCGCCGTCGATGGCCGCAGCCGGTGAGGTGGCGGGCGCGACATCCGGCAGCGCGGTGGAGTCCGACGATGAACTCGACGCGCTGAGCCGGCCGCCGTTCCAACCGCCGAAAACCGTGTCGGCACCGGGCACCGGGTAGTCGGGCACCCGGTTGTAGGTGTGCCGGGCGTCGCCCGCGGCGCGGATCGCCGACGAGTGGTTGTCGACGCGGCCGTAGTCAGTCTCGCGGGCCAACGGGGTGTCGGTGACGGTCACCAACGGCACCGGCAGGCCGGCCCGGGCGGCGTCGGCGCTCAGCAGGACCGGGCCCAGCGCGGGTTGGTTGAGCAGGCGGCGTCGTTCGTCGAGACGCAGCAGCACCTCGGGGCCGCCGTCGACGCGGGCCAGCTGGTCGGTGTCGGCGAAGTAGGGCGCGCCCGGATTGCCGGCGGCGGCGACTCGGTAGATCTCCACCGCGGGATACCGCGGCCGCAGCCCGCTGTCGGTGACGAACCCCGACAGCGCGCCGGCACCGACCGGCGCCCCGAACTGTGCCACCTTTTCCAGCCCCGGCGACCCGGCGATCGCCCGGTGCACCAGAATCGGCCGCGCCGAGCGCGACGTCTGCGGGTCCAGGTCGTTGCGCACCACCACATACGAAATGCCTTGGCGGGCAAGCGTATCAACCAACCCCACTGATGGCCGCCCGGCGGCGAACAACCGCTGCACCGAGTCCAGGGCCCGGATGGTTTGCGGCGGCGTGAGTGGGATGGAGTCTCGGACGCCCCACGGGCTGTCACCCAACACCTGCAGCGGCTCGTCGTGGCTGGTGCCCCAGACCTGGGTCGCGAACGGCGCGCCGGGAACCACCAGCACCCGCCCGCGCGTCGGGGTGCCGGTGTTGTGCTCGGTGAGCCAGTCGGCGGCGTCACGCCAGTACTGCGGTATCGCGCGGAAGGTGCCCGGCGGCGCAAGCCGACCAGTCCAGGCCAGCGACGTGCCCGCCAGCAGCGCGATGAGGACGACGATGCCGACCGCAACCCGCTTGTCGCGTTCGGGATGAGAGAACGCGGCGACCCATTCGCGGACGGGCGTGCTGCCCGGCAGCGGTACCCGGCCCAGCAGCTGAGCCAGACCCAGCACGACGGGAATACGGATCAGCGACTCCAGCTTGTGGACGTTGCGCAGCGGTGCGCCGCCGGCGTCGAGAAACGCCTGCACCTGATGCGCCACCGGTGAGCCCAACCCACCGGAGTAGCCGGCGCCCAACAGCGTCACGCCGATCAGCAGCATCGTGACCAGCCGCCCGCTTCCGGGCGCGGCGCGCCCGGCGAGCCCAGTCAGTCCGGCCAAGCCGGCGGCCGCGACCAGGCAGGTGGCCAGGATGGCCACCGATCCGGTCACCAGCGGCGCGCCTGCGGTGGCGTGGGGTGCCACGAACGGCGTCCAGCTGTCCGTTCCGCGCAGCACCTCGACCAGCGATGACCATTGGGTGGTGACGCCGGAGGATTCGATGAAATCTAAAAACGGCGGGCTGATCCGGGCCAGCAGAATTAACGCCACCAGCCACCACAGCATCGCCAGCGCCAGGGCCAGCAGCCACCACGCGGTATAGCGCCACCACACCCGGTTCGGGCGATGGCATGCCCACCAGATCACGGCGGGTAGGCAGCCCGCCAGCGTCGCGATCGCGTTGACTGCGCCCATCAACGCGACCGCGAGCCCGGCCTGCCCGGCCAGCCGTCGCACCGATCTGCCCGGCTCCGGGCGCAGCGCCAGAATCGTCGGCAACAGCACCCAGGGGGCCAGCATGATCGGCAAGGTTTCCGACGAGATGGACCCCAGGGTGGTCAGCACCCGCGGCGACAACGCGAAGGCCGCAGCGGCGATCACCCGCGAGCTGGGGCTGCCGATGCCGAGCGCTTCGCCGACCCGCAACAATCCCCAAAACCCGACCGTGAGCAGCAGCGCCCACCACAACCGCTGGGTGACCCAGCCGGGTAGCCCGAGCAGGTGGCCGGCCAGGAAAAAGGTGCCGTGCGGAAACAGGTAGCCGTAGGCTTGGTTCTGAGCCTGGCCGAACGGCAGCTCGCTGTTCCACAGGTTGGTCGCGCGGGCCAAGAAGCGCAGCGGGTTGGCGGTCAGGTCGAGTTTGGTGTCGGGGGAGATCTGCCCGGGCGACTGCGCGAAGCTCAGCGCCAACGCGACTGCTGCGACCAACCACAACCAACGGCGTGGTAGCGGCGCCGCAGCCGACTGTGGAAAGGCAGCGTGGCTCGCTGCGCTCGATCTAGATCCGGGTTGCCCCGCGCTTCCCCGGGCCACCACATCGGCCCGCATCATGGGGCTACGTGCGGTTGCCGTACTCGACCCGGTTGAGCACCGACGACTGCGGATCGCCACCGGGCAGCGGCGGCTTGGTGTCCTGTTGCACCATCAGCGTGATCCCGAAGATCGCGGCGGCGCCGAGCAGCAGACCAACCACGACGCTAGCCGCCGCAGGCGCAACGAACCGGTTCATCGGTGGCTCCTCGAAATTGCACTCGTGGGTTGTCGCCAACCTAGCAGAAATCCCATTCCCGGCCGGTGGAGCGGCCGGTCGGTGGGCTTAATGCCGCATGTGGCCTCATGCCGTCCCCGATCGGCGTCGTGACAGCATGGGCTGATGTTTGTCGCCCGCATACTGGCCGTGCTGGCCGCCGTCTCAGTGCTGGCGGGATGCAGCCACGCCGAGCGCCCTGCACCGTCACGGCAGCCGAGCCCTGGCGCCTCAGCCAAACCGGTACCCCCGGCATGTGGGGATGGGACGGCGATGCTGGCCGCAATGTCGACCCGCGACAAGCTGGCCCAACTGCTGATGGTGGGAGTGCGCAACGCCGGCGATGCGAAAGCCGTTGTGGCCAACCATCACGTCGGAGGCATCTTCATCGGCAGCTGGACGGATCTATCGATGCTGACCGACGGGTCGCTGACCGCTATCGCTCGAAGCGCAGGCCCGTTGCCGCTGGCGGTGAGCGTTGACGAGGAGGGTGGCCGGGTGGCGCGGCTGTCCCCGCGGATAGGACCGGCCCCATCGGCCAGGGTGCTGGCCCAGACGAAAACCGCCGATCAGGTGTACGGCATGGCCCTGGACCGCGGCCACAAAATGCGCGGCCTGGGCATCACCATCGACTTCGCGCCGGTGGTCGACGTCACCGATGCCCCGGCCGACACGGTCATCGGCGACCGGTCGTTCGGATCGGATCCGGCTGTCGTCACCGCCTACGCCGGCGCCTACGCACGCGGTCTGCGCGACGCCGGGCTGCTGCCGGTGCTCAAGCATTTCCCCGGCCACGGGCACGGCTCCGGTGACTCGCACACCGGAGCCGTCACCACACCGCCGTTGGCCGACCTGCAACACGACGATCTGGTGCCGTATCGGACGTTGGTCACCGCCAGCCCCGTCGGGGTCATGATCGGTCACATGCAAGTTCCCGGCCTGACCGGGAACCAGCCGGCAAGCCTCAGCCGGGCCGCAGTGCAGTTGCTGCGCACCGGCGGCTACGGTGGCCCGCCGTTCGACGGGCCCGTTTTCAGCGACGACCTGTCAAGCATGGCCGCGATCTCGGACCGTTACGGCGTGGCGGAGGCGGTGTTGCGGACGTTGCAGGCCGGCACCGACACCGCGCTGTGGGTCACGACCGACGAGGTGCCCGCGGTGCTGGACCGACTGGAGAAGGCGCTGGCCGCAGGCGAGTTGACGGCGCAGGCGGTCGACAAATCGGTGTTGCGGATGGCCGCGGTGAAGGGCCCCAACCCGGCCTGTCGCCGGTAGAGCATGTGGGCGGCAAGCCCATTGCTTACTCTGGAGTCACATAACGTCGGATGACAACTCGGGCAGCTCAAGCTCGGCAGTTCGCGAAGGACAGCAGATGGCAGGTGGTACCAAACGGTTGCCTCGTGCTGTCCGCGAGCAGCAGATGCTCGATGCGGCCGTCCAGATGTTTTCCGTCAACGGCTATCACGAGACCTCGATGGATGCGATCGCCGCCAAGGCCGAGATCTCCAAGCCGATGCTGTACCTGTACTACGGGTCCAAAGAAGAATTGTTCGGTGCGTGCCTGAACCGCGAACTGTCGCGCTTCATCGAAGGCGTGCGCGAGGACATCGACTTCGAGCAGAGCCCGAAGGACTTGCTGCGCAACACCATCGTGTCGTTCCTGCGCTACATCGACGCCAACCGGGCGTCGTGGATCGTGATGTACACGCAGGCCACCAGCTCGCAGGCGTTCGCTCAAACCGTGCGCGAGGGCCGCGAGCGGATCATCGAGCTGGTCGCCCGCCTGCTGCGCTCGGGCACCCGCAATCCCGAGCCGGACACCGACTTCGAGATGATGGCCGTGGCGCTGGTGGGCGCGGGCGAGGCGGTGGCCACCCGGCTCAGTACCGGCGACACCGACGTCGACGAAGCGGCCGAGCTGATGATCAACCTCTTCTGGCGCGG encodes:
- a CDS encoding lipase maturation factor family protein — protein: MGWFTAPEYWLGRLVLERGVAAVYVIAFVAAARQFRALLGERGMLPIPHYLARQTFWQAPSLFHFHYSDRFFATISWFGAALSAAIVAGAADLVPLWAAMPMWLVLWVLYLSIVNVGQTWYSFGWESLLLETGFLAIFLGNEHVGPPVLAMWLARLLLFRLEFGAGLIKLRGDLCWRNLTCLYYHHETQPMPGPLSWFFHHLPKPLHRLEVAVNHFAQLVVPFGLFAPQPVASVAGAIVVVTQLWLVISGNFAWLNWLTILLGCSVIDDSSWATVLPLPKHPVWHGPPLWFAALVIAFTVFSLFLSYWPIRNMLSRQQRMNMSFNPFHLINTYGAFGSIGRIRRELVIEGTDEPEVTEQTGWKEYEFKGKPGDVRRLPPQWAPYHLRLDWLMWFAAISPLYAERWLGPLLVRLLENDPATLRLLRHNPFPDSPPRYLRVQFYEYRYTTWRELLRDRAWWHRTPIGEYVGPVTLGRAKTSPASGD
- a CDS encoding alpha-(1->3)-arabinofuranosyltransferase, whose translation is MRADVVARGSAGQPGSRSSAASHAAFPQSAAAPLPRRWLWLVAAVALALSFAQSPGQISPDTKLDLTANPLRFLARATNLWNSELPFGQAQNQAYGYLFPHGTFFLAGHLLGLPGWVTQRLWWALLLTVGFWGLLRVGEALGIGSPSSRVIAAAAFALSPRVLTTLGSISSETLPIMLAPWVLLPTILALRPEPGRSVRRLAGQAGLAVALMGAVNAIATLAGCLPAVIWWACHRPNRVWWRYTAWWLLALALAMLWWLVALILLARISPPFLDFIESSGVTTQWSSLVEVLRGTDSWTPFVAPHATAGAPLVTGSVAILATCLVAAAGLAGLTGLAGRAAPGSGRLVTMLLIGVTLLGAGYSGGLGSPVAHQVQAFLDAGGAPLRNVHKLESLIRIPVVLGLAQLLGRVPLPGSTPVREWVAAFSHPERDKRVAVGIVVLIALLAGTSLAWTGRLAPPGTFRAIPQYWRDAADWLTEHNTGTPTRGRVLVVPGAPFATQVWGTSHDEPLQVLGDSPWGVRDSIPLTPPQTIRALDSVQRLFAAGRPSVGLVDTLARQGISYVVVRNDLDPQTSRSARPILVHRAIAGSPGLEKVAQFGAPVGAGALSGFVTDSGLRPRYPAVEIYRVAAAGNPGAPYFADTDQLARVDGGPEVLLRLDERRRLLNQPALGPVLLSADAARAGLPVPLVTVTDTPLARETDYGRVDNHSSAIRAAGDARHTYNRVPDYPVPGADTVFGGWNGGRLSASSSSSDSTALPDVAPATSPAAAIDGDPATAWVSNALQAAVGQWLQVDFDHPVTNGVITLTPSATAVGAQIRRIQVATVNGTTTLRFDQAGKPLTAALPYGETPWVRITAIGTDDGSAGVQFGITDLSVTQYDASGYAHPVELRHTVLVPGPSPNSVVRQWDLGSEPLGRPGCAKGPDGVHCAASMALTPEEQVGFSRTLSVPRAVSVTPTVWVRPRQGPKLADLVTEPDTVRARGDSDLIDVLGSAYAATDGDPATAWTAPQHVVAHKTPPTLTLTLPRPTEVTGLQLTPSMSAVPAHPTMVAVDLGDGPQVRELKSGDRTAPQTVRLKPRTTDTVTISLLDWRDIIDRTALGFDQLKPPGLAEVAVLGGDGRPVAAPDARRNRSREITVDCGNGPVIAIAGRFVHTSIRTTVGALLNGEPVAAQPCEREPIALPAGQQELVISPGDAFAVDGAALTASGASELPTATKAFAVTGAWGPARREVQAPPASTSRVLVVPESINPGWVARADDGTRLTPVAVNGWQQGWVVPAGTSGTITLTFVSNSWYRAGLLGGLALLPLLALLAWWPARRRRDDDVPARPWALGRWGAVAALGAGIVIAGVAGFFVFGAALALRYALRERQRWCDAITLGLTAGGLILAGAALSRHPWRSVDGYVGHSPWVQLLALVSLAVVSSSVTMRPAESRDQ
- a CDS encoding DUF2613 domain-containing protein, whose product is MNRFVAPAAASVVVGLLLGAAAIFGITLMVQQDTKPPLPGGDPQSSVLNRVEYGNRT
- a CDS encoding glycoside hydrolase family 3 N-terminal domain-containing protein; this encodes MFVARILAVLAAVSVLAGCSHAERPAPSRQPSPGASAKPVPPACGDGTAMLAAMSTRDKLAQLLMVGVRNAGDAKAVVANHHVGGIFIGSWTDLSMLTDGSLTAIARSAGPLPLAVSVDEEGGRVARLSPRIGPAPSARVLAQTKTADQVYGMALDRGHKMRGLGITIDFAPVVDVTDAPADTVIGDRSFGSDPAVVTAYAGAYARGLRDAGLLPVLKHFPGHGHGSGDSHTGAVTTPPLADLQHDDLVPYRTLVTASPVGVMIGHMQVPGLTGNQPASLSRAAVQLLRTGGYGGPPFDGPVFSDDLSSMAAISDRYGVAEAVLRTLQAGTDTALWVTTDEVPAVLDRLEKALAAGELTAQAVDKSVLRMAAVKGPNPACRR
- a CDS encoding TetR/AcrR family transcriptional regulator yields the protein MAGGTKRLPRAVREQQMLDAAVQMFSVNGYHETSMDAIAAKAEISKPMLYLYYGSKEELFGACLNRELSRFIEGVREDIDFEQSPKDLLRNTIVSFLRYIDANRASWIVMYTQATSSQAFAQTVREGRERIIELVARLLRSGTRNPEPDTDFEMMAVALVGAGEAVATRLSTGDTDVDEAAELMINLFWRGLKAWPADRDAGTASKVATGS